Part of the Halobacteriovorax vibrionivorans genome, GGGAGTTGAAGAAGGCTTAATCACCGACGTTGTAAAAAGCCCAGTTCACGGACTGGTTATCGAAAGTGAAAAAAATAAGTACAAACCTATCCTCACCCTTGAGGAAGTTAGAAAACTTCTTTATGAAGCAGAGATAAGAAAACACCCTTGGCGTCACATTTGGGCGGTTGCTCTCCTCACCGGAATGCGATCAGGTGAATTATACGCCCTTACATGGGAGGACGTTGATTTCGATAACAACATTATCCGAATCACAAAATCCTATAGCTCACGAATCAAGGGTGTGAAATCGACCAAGAACTCAGAATGGAGAAACGCACATATCTCAGAAGACTTAAAAGAAGTCCTTCTAAAGATAAGAAAGCTTGATCCAAATTCTGAAAATGTTCTCCCACGAGCTGCGGGCTGGAGATGTGGAAACGCAGGCAAAGTTATAAGAGACTTCCTACATCGCATTGGAATTGAAAAGCACATCACTTTTCACACTCTAAGAGCTTGCTTTGCGACTCACGTATTGGCCTCTGGAGCTGAACCTACTCAGGTTATGAAAATGGGAGGCTGGTCAGATTTTAAGACCTTTCAAATCTACGTCCGTATGGCGGGTGTT contains:
- a CDS encoding tyrosine-type recombinase/integrase encodes the protein MAITSYEKDGKTYYRVYIQERSSKDCTVRVQRSKAGIESLAQARREEKKLTKRVFELVASIEAKGITWKELAHRWEMSARNGLAGKKYTRPVIIHHVNTLYIHTDTWLDKRIKDLGRADGRYVINNLISENYSLSRIKAIKGSINKIWTWGVEEGLITDVVKSPVHGLVIESEKNKYKPILTLEEVRKLLYEAEIRKHPWRHIWAVALLTGMRSGELYALTWEDVDFDNNIIRITKSYSSRIKGVKSTKNSEWRNAHISEDLKEVLLKIRKLDPNSENVLPRAAGWRCGNAGKVIRDFLHRIGIEKHITFHTLRACFATHVLASGAEPTQVMKMGGWSDFKTFQIYVRMAGVDVKGVTDDFRVTPKKGIKN